A DNA window from Choloepus didactylus isolate mChoDid1 chromosome 9, mChoDid1.pri, whole genome shotgun sequence contains the following coding sequences:
- the LOC119544730 gene encoding lysozyme C, tracheal isozyme-like gives MKALLVLGLLLLSASVQGKTFERCALAKTLKNLGLDGYKGISLANWMCLTKWESGYNTKATNYNSGPQSTDYGIFQINSRYWCNDGKTPNAVNSCGISCSVLLQDDITQAVKCAKKIVSDQGITAWVAWKSHCQGKDVSQYVQGCGV, from the coding sequence ATGAAGGCTCTCCTCGTTCTGGGGCTTCTCCTCCTTTCTGCCTCTGTCCAGGGCAAGACGTTTGAAAGGTGTGCATTGGCCAAAACTCTGAAAAACCTTGGATTGGATGGCTACAAGGGCATCAGCCTGGCAAACTGGATGTGTTTGACCAAATGGGAGAGTGGTTATAACACAAAAGCTACAAACTACAATTCCGGACCCCAAAGCACCGATTATGGGATTTTTCAGATCAATAGCCGCTACTGGTGTAATGATGGCAAAACCCCAAATGCAGTTAACTCCTGTGGTATATCCTGCAGCGTTTTGCTGCAAGATGACATCACACAAGCTGTGAAGTGTGCAAAGAAGATTGTCAGTGATCAAGGAATTACAGCATGGGTGGCATGGAAAAGCCATTGTCAGGGCAAAGATGTCTCTCAGTATGTTCAAGGTTGTGGAGTTTAA